Proteins from a genomic interval of Erwinia sp. SLM-02:
- the deoD gene encoding purine-nucleoside phosphorylase — protein MTPHINAQPGDFADTVIMPGDPLRAQRIAETWLTDARRVCDTRNMFGYTGFYKGKRLSVMAHGMGIPSVSIYAHELINGFGVNTLIRVGTCGAVDDGVDMRKVIVATGAGTSSSVNRDRFAGYDYAAVADFDLLRHCWTVAQDRQIPTQFGNTFTNDLLYDKPDAMLPALRKMNILAVEMETSALYTLAAQYRARALSLLTACINSNTGEEPAEEQQQTALDNMFRLALETAIYND, from the coding sequence ATGACACCCCACATAAATGCCCAGCCCGGCGACTTCGCCGATACCGTAATCATGCCCGGCGATCCGCTGCGCGCGCAGCGCATTGCCGAAACCTGGCTGACCGATGCCCGGCGCGTCTGCGATACCCGCAATATGTTTGGCTATACCGGCTTCTACAAGGGAAAGCGCCTCTCCGTGATGGCCCACGGCATGGGGATCCCTTCCGTTTCTATCTATGCCCACGAGCTGATCAACGGCTTCGGGGTGAACACGCTGATCCGCGTGGGCACCTGCGGTGCGGTGGATGACGGCGTGGATATGCGTAAGGTGATCGTGGCGACCGGGGCGGGCACCTCCTCCTCGGTCAACCGCGACCGCTTCGCCGGCTACGACTACGCCGCCGTGGCGGACTTCGATCTGCTGCGCCACTGCTGGACGGTGGCGCAGGATAGGCAGATCCCCACTCAGTTCGGCAACACCTTCACCAACGACCTGCTGTACGACAAACCCGACGCCATGCTGCCCGCGCTGCGCAAAATGAACATCCTGGCCGTGGAGATGGAGACGTCGGCGCTGTACACGCTCGCCGCGCAGTATCGCGCCAGAGCGTTAAGCCTGCTGACCGCCTGCATTAACAGCAATACCGGCGAAGAACCCGCTGAGGAACAACAACAAACCGCGTTAGACAATATGTTCCGGCTCGCTTTAGAAACCGCCATTTATAACGACTGA
- the katG gene encoding catalase/peroxidase HPI, with the protein MSNSTDQEANDAKPIVEADREVPAGKCPFHAGKTNQASGGGTGNRDWWPNQLRVDLLNQHSSRSNPLDESFDYRKEFAKLDYSALKGDLKALLTDSQSWWPADWGSYIGLFIRMAWHSAGTYRSVDGRGGSGRGQQRFAPLNSWPDNVSLDKARRLLWPVKQKYGQKISWADLYILAGNVALENSGFRTFGFGAGREDVWEPDLDVNWGDEKNWLEHRHPEALAQSPLGATEMGLIYVNPEGPEHSGDPASAAPAIRATFGNMGMNDEEIVALIAGGHTLGKTHGAAPASHVGTDPEASPIEAQGLGWASSYGSGSGAHAITSGLEVTWSQTPTQWSNYFFENLFKYEWVQTRSPAGAIQFEASNAADVIPDAFDSAKKHKPTMLVTDLTLRFDPQFEAISRRFLNDPQAFNEAFARAWYKLTHRDMGPKARYIGPEVPKEDLIWQDPLPQPVYHPTVSDIAVLKEKIKASGLTIGELVSVAWASASTFRGGDKRGGANGARLALLPQREWEVNAVAARVLPTLEGIQQSVQKASLADVIVLAGSVGVELAAKAAGVDIEVPFTPGRVDARQDQTDVDSFEWLKPLADGFRNYRGNSSAGSTENLLIDKAQQLTLTVPELTVLVGGLRALGANYDGSQHGVFSSRTGELNADFFVNLLDMRTEWKATDASAERFEGRDRQSGAVKFTATRADLVFGSNAVLRASAEVYASEDAKEKFVKDFVAAWTRVMNLDRFDI; encoded by the coding sequence ATGAGCAATTCGACCGATCAAGAAGCAAACGACGCAAAGCCGATTGTTGAAGCAGACAGAGAAGTACCGGCCGGAAAATGCCCTTTCCATGCGGGTAAAACCAACCAGGCCTCCGGCGGCGGCACGGGAAATCGCGACTGGTGGCCTAACCAGCTGCGCGTTGACCTGCTGAACCAGCACTCCTCCCGATCCAATCCGTTAGATGAATCTTTTGATTACCGCAAAGAATTCGCCAAACTCGACTATTCCGCTCTGAAAGGCGATCTGAAAGCGCTGCTGACCGATTCACAGTCCTGGTGGCCTGCCGACTGGGGCAGCTACATCGGGCTGTTTATTCGTATGGCGTGGCACAGCGCGGGAACCTACCGTTCGGTTGACGGACGCGGCGGTTCCGGCCGCGGCCAGCAGCGCTTTGCGCCGCTCAACTCCTGGCCTGATAACGTCAGCCTGGATAAAGCACGTCGGCTGCTCTGGCCGGTGAAGCAAAAATACGGTCAGAAAATCTCCTGGGCCGACCTCTATATTCTTGCCGGTAACGTGGCGCTGGAAAACTCCGGCTTCCGCACCTTCGGCTTTGGCGCCGGGCGTGAAGACGTCTGGGAGCCGGACCTGGATGTGAACTGGGGCGATGAAAAAAACTGGCTTGAGCACCGCCACCCGGAAGCGCTGGCGCAGTCGCCGCTGGGCGCCACGGAAATGGGGCTGATATACGTTAACCCGGAAGGCCCGGAACACAGCGGTGACCCGGCTTCGGCCGCACCCGCCATCCGCGCCACCTTTGGCAACATGGGCATGAATGACGAAGAGATCGTCGCGCTGATTGCCGGTGGTCATACCCTGGGGAAAACGCACGGGGCGGCACCGGCCAGCCACGTCGGCACCGATCCGGAAGCCTCGCCGATTGAAGCTCAGGGCCTGGGCTGGGCCAGCAGCTACGGCAGCGGATCCGGCGCGCATGCCATCACCTCCGGTCTGGAAGTGACCTGGTCGCAGACGCCAACCCAGTGGAGCAACTACTTCTTCGAGAACCTGTTCAAGTACGAGTGGGTGCAGACCCGCAGCCCGGCGGGGGCGATTCAGTTCGAAGCCAGCAACGCGGCGGACGTGATCCCGGACGCCTTCGATTCCGCGAAGAAGCACAAGCCGACCATGCTGGTCACCGATCTGACCCTGCGCTTTGACCCTCAGTTCGAAGCAATTTCCCGCCGCTTCCTCAACGATCCGCAGGCGTTTAATGAGGCCTTCGCCCGCGCCTGGTACAAGCTGACCCACCGCGATATGGGGCCAAAAGCCCGCTACATCGGTCCGGAAGTGCCAAAAGAGGATCTGATCTGGCAGGATCCGCTGCCGCAGCCGGTGTATCACCCAACGGTGAGTGATATCGCCGTGCTGAAAGAGAAAATTAAGGCATCCGGCCTGACGATCGGCGAGCTGGTTTCGGTGGCGTGGGCCTCGGCCTCGACCTTCCGCGGCGGCGATAAGCGCGGCGGTGCCAATGGGGCAAGGCTGGCCTTACTGCCGCAGCGCGAGTGGGAGGTCAACGCCGTTGCCGCCCGCGTGCTGCCAACGCTGGAAGGGATCCAGCAGTCGGTGCAAAAAGCCTCGCTGGCGGATGTCATCGTGCTGGCCGGATCGGTGGGCGTGGAGCTGGCGGCGAAGGCGGCCGGTGTGGACATCGAGGTGCCGTTTACCCCGGGCCGCGTGGATGCACGCCAGGATCAGACCGATGTTGATTCGTTCGAATGGCTGAAGCCGCTGGCCGATGGTTTCCGCAACTATCGCGGGAACAGTAGTGCTGGCTCCACCGAGAACCTGCTGATCGATAAGGCCCAGCAGCTGACGCTGACCGTGCCGGAACTGACGGTGCTGGTGGGCGGTCTGCGTGCGCTGGGGGCGAACTACGACGGCAGCCAGCACGGCGTGTTCAGCAGCCGCACCGGCGAACTGAACGCCGACTTCTTCGTTAATCTGCTGGATATGCGCACCGAGTGGAAAGCGACAGACGCCAGCGCCGAGCGGTTTGAAGGGCGCGATCGTCAGAGCGGGGCAGTGAAGTTTACCGCCACCCGTGCCGATCTGGTGTTTGGTTCCAACGCCGTGCTGCGCGCCTCGGCGGAGGTGTACGCCAGTGAGGATGCCAAAGAGAAGTTTGTGAAGGACTTTGTCGCCGCCTGGACCCGGGTGATGAATCTGGACCGCTTCGATATCTGA
- a CDS encoding 4-aminobutyrate--2-oxoglutarate transaminase, whose amino-acid sequence MTNAELNQRRQQATPRGIGVMCDFFAERAENATLWDVEGREYIDFAAGIAVLNTGHRHAKIIEAVTRQLTQFTHTAYQIVPYESYVSLAEKINQRVPIAGPCKTAFFSTGAEAVENAVKIARAFTGRPGVIAFGGAFHGRTFMTLALTGKVAPYKLGFGPFPGQVFHARYPNALHGVSTEDALASLETLFKTDIDPNQVAAIILEPVQGEGGFYIAPGDFMRALRELCDRHGILMIADEVQAGFARTGKLFAMEHYPQVEADLLTMAKSLAGGLPLSAVAGKAAVMDAPAPGGLGGTYAGNPLALAAAHAVLDIIDDEGLCERARRLGSELAERLNTLKAECAAIAEVRALGSMVAVELNDPATGRPSPELTRRVQQHALENGLLLLSCGTNGNVIRFLYPLTIPEAQFHRALTILSAALKAL is encoded by the coding sequence ATGACAAACGCAGAACTGAATCAACGACGCCAGCAGGCCACTCCCCGGGGCATCGGGGTGATGTGCGATTTCTTTGCCGAGCGGGCGGAGAATGCCACGCTGTGGGACGTGGAAGGCCGTGAATACATTGATTTTGCCGCCGGAATTGCGGTGCTGAATACCGGGCATCGTCATGCAAAAATTATTGAGGCCGTCACCCGCCAGCTGACGCAGTTTACCCATACCGCCTATCAGATTGTCCCCTATGAAAGCTACGTCTCGCTGGCGGAAAAAATTAACCAGCGCGTGCCGATTGCCGGGCCGTGCAAAACGGCCTTCTTCTCAACGGGCGCGGAGGCGGTGGAAAACGCGGTGAAGATCGCCCGCGCCTTCACTGGTCGCCCCGGGGTGATTGCCTTTGGCGGCGCGTTCCACGGTCGTACCTTTATGACCCTGGCGCTGACCGGCAAGGTGGCCCCCTACAAGCTGGGCTTCGGGCCGTTCCCCGGCCAGGTCTTCCACGCCCGTTACCCCAACGCGCTGCACGGGGTGTCGACGGAGGATGCGCTTGCCAGCCTGGAAACGCTTTTTAAAACCGACATCGACCCGAACCAGGTGGCGGCCATTATTCTGGAGCCGGTGCAGGGGGAAGGGGGCTTTTACATCGCGCCCGGCGATTTTATGCGGGCGCTGCGCGAGCTGTGCGATCGGCACGGTATTCTGATGATTGCCGATGAGGTGCAGGCCGGTTTTGCCCGCACCGGCAAACTGTTTGCGATGGAACATTATCCGCAGGTGGAAGCGGATCTGCTGACGATGGCGAAAAGCCTTGCGGGTGGCCTGCCGCTGTCGGCGGTGGCCGGTAAGGCCGCGGTGATGGATGCGCCCGCGCCGGGTGGACTGGGCGGGACCTATGCGGGCAATCCGCTGGCGCTGGCCGCCGCGCATGCGGTGCTGGACATTATCGACGATGAAGGGCTGTGCGAGCGCGCGCGCCGCCTCGGCAGCGAACTGGCCGAGCGGCTCAACACCCTGAAAGCGGAATGCGCGGCGATTGCGGAGGTCCGCGCGCTGGGGTCGATGGTCGCCGTTGAGCTGAACGACCCGGCCACCGGCAGGCCGTCGCCGGAGCTGACCCGCCGGGTACAGCAGCACGCGCTGGAAAACGGTCTGCTGCTGCTCTCCTGCGGCACTAACGGCAACGTTATCCGCTTTCTTTATCCGCTAACCATCCCGGAAGCCCAGTTCCACCGGGCGCTGACGATCCTGAGTGCCGCGCTGAAAGCTCTCTGA
- a CDS encoding ABC transporter ATP-binding protein — protein sequence MNDIFKLMKQVGNALDGLRRMVLLTVLDAFLASVPYALLFYILLDMLSSAPDLRWQFTLAAGCLLLMLVRVLLARVLNFNLSLMGFRAGYQLRKSLGEHLRRLPMGFFYRTDMSSVNNTLLKDIDMSEKIFTHLYAPFIASVSVVCFFALGLLFKDWRMGLAMLSTLPLAVAAFLLTRRYARRWTTQMQALMFRLNDALMEYIDGIKELKASRMTGQAFGRLDKVLETTWRQSLTAEKASAWPVYSFNLLVECGFIVLLAAVSWAWLGQTLPLAEVLMFLIAAVRFFRPLLNISMFLAELNYFGLAAGRIAKVFDLPVLPQGSEMRDPDRLRIRLENVSFAYPDKPRLFERLNLTIEAQQVTALVGPSGSGKSTLASLIARFWALEGGTIWVGSEPQRIDTAKMDAGHWQSYISVVFQQSYVLNDTIANNLRVAQPDADMQALRRVCEAARLLPLIDSLPDGMDTLVGAGGVHLSGGELQRLSIARALLKDAPLIILDEASASLDPENERDIQLAMQSLTAGKTVLVIAHKLSSVRYADRIVVMDEGQIVEQGDHQQLMAAEGLYAEMWGLQQQAMSWRPGAAVA from the coding sequence ATGAATGATATTTTCAAACTGATGAAACAGGTGGGGAACGCGCTGGACGGGCTGCGCAGGATGGTGCTGCTGACGGTGCTCGATGCGTTTCTCGCCTCGGTGCCTTACGCGCTGCTGTTTTACATCCTGCTCGACATGCTTTCCAGCGCGCCGGATCTGCGCTGGCAGTTTACCCTGGCGGCGGGCTGCCTGCTGTTGATGCTGGTGCGAGTGTTGCTGGCCCGGGTGCTGAACTTTAACCTGTCGCTGATGGGATTTCGCGCCGGATATCAGCTGCGCAAATCGCTGGGTGAGCACCTGCGGCGGCTGCCGATGGGCTTCTTTTACCGTACCGATATGAGCAGCGTGAACAATACGCTGCTGAAGGACATCGATATGAGCGAGAAGATCTTCACCCATCTGTACGCGCCGTTTATCGCCAGCGTTTCCGTGGTGTGCTTCTTCGCGCTCGGCCTGTTGTTTAAGGACTGGCGGATGGGGCTGGCGATGCTGTCGACCCTGCCGCTGGCGGTGGCGGCCTTCCTGCTGACCCGCCGCTACGCGCGCCGCTGGACGACGCAGATGCAGGCGCTGATGTTCCGCCTGAACGACGCGCTGATGGAGTATATCGACGGTATTAAGGAGCTGAAGGCCAGCCGGATGACCGGGCAGGCGTTTGGGCGACTGGATAAGGTGCTGGAGACGACCTGGCGACAGTCACTGACCGCCGAGAAAGCCAGCGCCTGGCCGGTTTACAGCTTTAACCTGCTGGTGGAGTGCGGATTTATCGTGCTGCTGGCGGCGGTCAGCTGGGCCTGGCTGGGGCAGACGCTGCCGCTGGCGGAGGTGCTGATGTTTCTGATCGCCGCCGTGCGCTTCTTCCGCCCGCTGCTGAATATTTCGATGTTCCTCGCCGAGCTGAACTACTTTGGCCTGGCCGCCGGGCGCATTGCGAAGGTGTTCGACCTGCCGGTGCTGCCGCAGGGCAGTGAGATGCGCGACCCTGACCGGCTGCGCATCCGGCTGGAGAACGTCAGCTTTGCCTATCCCGATAAACCGCGCCTGTTCGAACGGCTGAATCTGACCATTGAGGCGCAGCAGGTGACCGCGCTGGTCGGGCCGTCCGGCTCGGGGAAATCAACCCTCGCGTCGCTGATTGCCCGCTTCTGGGCGCTGGAAGGGGGTACCATCTGGGTTGGCAGCGAGCCGCAGCGGATTGATACGGCGAAGATGGATGCCGGCCACTGGCAGTCGTATATCAGCGTGGTGTTTCAGCAGAGCTACGTGCTGAATGACACTATCGCCAATAACCTGCGGGTGGCGCAGCCGGATGCGGATATGCAGGCGCTGCGCCGGGTGTGCGAAGCCGCGCGGCTGCTGCCGCTGATCGACAGTTTGCCCGACGGGATGGATACGCTGGTGGGGGCGGGCGGGGTGCATCTTTCCGGCGGCGAGCTACAGCGGCTGTCGATTGCCCGCGCGCTGCTGAAGGATGCGCCGCTGATTATTCTGGATGAGGCCAGCGCCTCGCTGGATCCGGAAAACGAGCGCGATATCCAGCTGGCGATGCAGTCGCTGACCGCCGGGAAGACGGTGCTGGTGATCGCCCATAAGCTCTCTTCGGTGCGGTATGCCGACCGGATTGTGGTGATGGATGAGGGGCAGATTGTGGAGCAGGGGGATCATCAGCAGTTGATGGCGGCGGAGGGGCTGTATGCAGAGATGTGGGGGTTGCAGCAGCAGGCGATGAGCTGGCGGCCTGGGGCTGCTGTTGCATAG
- a CDS encoding ABC transporter ATP-binding protein, producing MSLAVCYSLLALVPYVLVWRLVDGMLSDRALTAGQVWQWVGLAALTLALKIALQLTSGLLSHQAAFRLLFDLRRRVIERVGRLPLSVCHQHTTARLKKIISDDIGRIETFVAHHLPDMAAAIITPPAAALLLFFFDWRLALVALIPLPVAIVMQCWIFRGFSGRIGDYHRVVADLHTSITDFVKSMPLVKTFNMTVDSHRRYARAVDEHYRLVSGWLRDTRTPMALFKISIDIGLLCLMPVGIWLFAQGEVTLATLFMFLLLGVGLMEPLFNLLQFAGMFSELLKGVENIRDFATMPVQQEGKQWATLNHYDIRFEQVGFTHGNSQKATLDNLSFTARQHQITAIVGPSGAGKTTAAQLIPRLYEYQRGEVFIGDVPVTAMPLEQLMSLVSVVFQDVFIFEETVENNIRMGNTALSEQQVQAAARAACADDFIRALPQGYHTPIRPGMLSGGQAQRLAIARAIARNAPILVLDEATAFSDARNEALIQQALAALMQGKTVLVIAHRLNTLTEVDKIVVMAGGTKVAEGPHAELLTACPLYLHMWQAHQQAREWHLPVRQPEVVHE from the coding sequence ATGAGCCTGGCGGTGTGCTATTCGCTGCTGGCGCTGGTCCCCTACGTGCTGGTATGGCGGCTGGTTGACGGGATGCTCAGCGACCGGGCGCTGACCGCCGGGCAGGTCTGGCAGTGGGTCGGGCTGGCGGCGCTGACGCTGGCGTTGAAAATCGCGCTGCAGCTCACCTCCGGCCTGCTGTCGCATCAGGCGGCCTTCCGGCTGCTGTTCGATCTGCGCCGCCGGGTGATCGAACGGGTCGGCAGGCTGCCGCTCAGCGTCTGCCATCAGCACACCACCGCCCGTCTGAAGAAGATTATCTCCGACGATATTGGCCGCATTGAAACCTTTGTCGCCCATCATCTGCCAGATATGGCGGCGGCGATTATCACCCCGCCCGCCGCCGCGCTGCTGCTGTTTTTCTTTGACTGGCGGCTGGCGCTGGTGGCGCTGATCCCGCTGCCGGTGGCGATCGTTATGCAGTGCTGGATCTTTCGCGGCTTCAGCGGGCGCATCGGCGACTATCACCGCGTGGTGGCGGATCTGCATACCAGCATCACCGACTTTGTGAAAAGCATGCCGCTGGTGAAAACCTTCAATATGACGGTGGACTCCCACCGCCGCTACGCCCGGGCGGTGGATGAGCACTACCGGCTGGTCAGCGGCTGGCTGCGGGATACCCGCACGCCGATGGCGCTGTTCAAAATCAGCATCGATATCGGGCTGCTGTGCCTGATGCCGGTGGGGATCTGGCTGTTTGCCCAGGGGGAGGTGACCCTGGCGACGCTGTTTATGTTCCTGCTGCTTGGCGTGGGGCTGATGGAGCCGCTGTTTAATCTGCTGCAGTTTGCCGGGATGTTCAGCGAGCTGCTGAAGGGGGTGGAAAACATTCGCGACTTCGCCACGATGCCCGTTCAGCAGGAGGGCAAGCAGTGGGCGACGCTGAACCACTACGATATCCGCTTCGAGCAGGTCGGTTTTACCCACGGCAACAGCCAGAAAGCGACGCTGGATAACCTGAGTTTTACCGCTCGTCAGCATCAAATTACCGCTATCGTCGGCCCCAGCGGGGCGGGGAAAACCACCGCGGCGCAGCTGATCCCCCGGCTGTACGAGTACCAGCGCGGCGAGGTGTTCATCGGCGACGTGCCGGTTACCGCCATGCCGCTGGAGCAGCTGATGTCGCTGGTCAGCGTGGTGTTTCAGGATGTCTTTATCTTTGAAGAGACGGTGGAGAACAATATCCGCATGGGCAATACGGCGCTGAGCGAGCAGCAGGTCCAGGCGGCGGCGCGCGCGGCCTGCGCCGATGACTTTATCCGCGCCCTGCCGCAGGGTTATCACACCCCGATACGCCCCGGCATGCTGAGCGGCGGGCAGGCGCAGCGGCTGGCGATTGCCCGTGCCATTGCCAGAAACGCGCCGATCCTTGTCCTCGACGAAGCGACGGCGTTTTCCGACGCACGCAACGAGGCGCTGATCCAGCAGGCGCTGGCGGCGCTGATGCAGGGCAAAACGGTGCTGGTGATTGCTCACCGGCTGAACACCCTGACCGAGGTGGATAAGATCGTGGTGATGGCCGGGGGAACGAAAGTGGCGGAGGGGCCGCATGCTGAACTGCTGACGGCGTGCCCGCTCTATCTGCATATGTGGCAGGCGCACCAGCAGGCCCGGGAATGGCATCTGCCGGTACGGCAGCCGGAGGTGGTACATGAATGA
- a CDS encoding Crp/Fnr family transcriptional regulator — MTIIQQFAQRGHQILRDAVNAVPLKSKAIGAGEFILRQGEEITALYWIALGEYTMHYSAGNGKAFSLGQRFVSDTIIGEIEYLTQTPSQFSVVAHEAMTVKVIPRAMMDALLTRHAEVGVWLSQLLSNSYQRGMAKTMERFLQPLVLNIVADLYERHQQNKPLVDFSQVYREAERFGCSERTYRRALHQLVDEKYLVKVASEYVICDIERFRQLLLLA, encoded by the coding sequence ATGACAATTATTCAGCAGTTTGCGCAGCGCGGGCATCAGATCCTGCGTGATGCGGTTAATGCGGTACCGCTGAAAAGCAAAGCGATCGGCGCCGGTGAGTTTATTTTGCGCCAGGGGGAAGAGATTACCGCCCTGTACTGGATCGCCCTGGGTGAATACACCATGCATTACAGCGCGGGCAACGGTAAGGCCTTCAGCCTCGGGCAGCGCTTCGTCAGCGATACCATTATCGGCGAGATTGAATACCTGACCCAGACCCCCAGCCAGTTCTCCGTGGTGGCCCACGAAGCGATGACGGTTAAGGTGATCCCGCGCGCGATGATGGACGCACTGTTAACCCGTCATGCCGAGGTCGGCGTCTGGCTCAGCCAGCTGCTGTCGAACAGCTATCAGCGCGGCATGGCGAAAACCATGGAGCGTTTTCTCCAGCCGCTGGTGTTGAATATCGTGGCGGATCTGTATGAACGCCATCAGCAGAACAAACCGCTGGTTGATTTCTCGCAGGTTTACCGGGAAGCCGAGCGATTTGGCTGCTCCGAGCGCACCTACCGCCGCGCGCTGCATCAGCTGGTGGACGAAAAGTATCTGGTGAAGGTCGCCAGCGAGTATGTCATTTGCGATATCGAGAGATTCCGCCAACTGCTCCTGCTTGCGTGA
- a CDS encoding purine-cytosine permease family protein codes for MTNATQQPASGGLKVEANGVNAVPQSERYGSPSGLFPVWFSWNVSILGIAYGIYVYSLGLNVWQSISAGIVGYLISCFLVGILAVGGPRTGLPTLTQTRLCFGYHGNKFPTLFAYISNMGWKITLITLASTSGAALFAKLWPAAFALADGKPTLSCILGWFILSLALTMSVAVYGHQLIMKVEKYIAWLTGFMSIIFIFLILPHIHWDRVGVSAHQGSLLTWIGGAVMAMTMVGLGFLNYGGDFARYLPTKTPASKVIFWTTAGISFPVSILLILGTLLADSNPDLSAAAAQAPISSLTDLLPMWFYVPFSVVIIISLLSAAITGIYSSGLALLALGLPVSRAATTVLNALIIGFGAFYLMFISDSFLSTFQSFLASISVVIGSAGAIQLIDFIRQKRSGWDITATRKPGSGGIGGRWTALLALFIATLVGLGTITSSDPYIAHIVGFLLTDEARHSVFATANIGVIVSMVTGGGIYALLTFALKIEPVSAVLSAAGKVTANQPQKAL; via the coding sequence ATGACAAACGCTACGCAGCAGCCCGCCTCCGGTGGGTTAAAAGTTGAAGCCAACGGCGTGAATGCCGTTCCGCAGTCTGAACGCTATGGCTCGCCGTCCGGGCTGTTCCCGGTCTGGTTTTCCTGGAACGTCTCAATCCTCGGCATCGCCTACGGGATTTACGTTTATTCCCTCGGCCTTAACGTCTGGCAGTCGATCAGCGCCGGCATCGTCGGCTATCTGATCTCCTGCTTTCTGGTGGGCATCCTGGCCGTTGGCGGCCCGCGCACCGGCCTGCCGACGCTGACGCAGACCCGCCTGTGCTTTGGCTATCACGGCAACAAGTTCCCGACGCTGTTCGCCTATATTTCGAATATGGGCTGGAAGATCACCCTGATCACCCTGGCCTCCACCTCCGGCGCGGCGCTGTTTGCCAAACTCTGGCCCGCCGCCTTCGCGCTGGCCGACGGCAAACCGACGCTGAGCTGCATTCTCGGCTGGTTTATTCTCAGCCTGGCGCTGACCATGTCGGTGGCCGTCTACGGCCATCAGCTGATTATGAAGGTGGAAAAGTACATTGCCTGGCTGACCGGCTTTATGAGCATTATCTTTATTTTCCTGATCCTGCCGCATATTCACTGGGATCGCGTGGGCGTCAGCGCCCATCAGGGCAGCCTGCTGACCTGGATTGGCGGCGCGGTGATGGCGATGACCATGGTCGGGCTGGGCTTTCTGAACTACGGCGGCGATTTTGCCCGCTACCTGCCCACGAAAACCCCGGCCTCAAAGGTGATTTTCTGGACCACCGCGGGTATCTCCTTCCCGGTCAGTATCCTGCTGATCCTCGGCACCCTGCTGGCAGACAGCAACCCCGACCTGAGCGCGGCGGCGGCGCAGGCACCGATTTCCTCGCTGACCGATCTGCTGCCGATGTGGTTCTACGTACCGTTCTCCGTGGTGATTATTATCTCCCTGCTGTCGGCGGCGATTACCGGCATCTACAGCTCCGGACTGGCGCTGCTGGCGCTCGGCCTGCCGGTCAGCCGCGCGGCGACCACCGTGCTGAATGCGCTGATCATCGGCTTTGGCGCGTTTTACCTGATGTTTATTTCCGATTCGTTCCTGTCGACCTTTCAGTCGTTCCTGGCATCGATCTCGGTGGTCATCGGCTCCGCCGGCGCTATCCAGCTGATCGACTTTATACGCCAGAAGCGAAGCGGCTGGGATATCACCGCCACCCGTAAACCCGGTTCCGGCGGGATTGGAGGGCGCTGGACGGCGCTGCTGGCACTGTTTATCGCCACGCTGGTCGGGCTGGGGACCATTACCTCCAGCGATCCGTATATCGCGCATATCGTCGGCTTTTTACTGACGGATGAGGCCCGCCACAGCGTGTTTGCTACGGCGAATATCGGGGTGATTGTGTCGATGGTGACCGGCGGCGGGATCTATGCGCTGCTGACCTTTGCGCTGAAGATTGAACCGGTTTCGGCAGTGCTATCAGCAGCCGGAAAGGTGACGGCGAACCAGCCGCAGAAAGCACTGTAA
- a CDS encoding gluconate 2-dehydrogenase subunit 3 family protein has translation MSEQGKQGVPPRRRFLQQTLALIPLAAAGSSGLVSLNGLAASEKSQGVSADYVPTFFNSEEWPFVLAVCDRLIPADEYGPGAVSEGVPVFIDRQMELPYGYGHLWYMHAPFGSAQPELGYQSALVPRETWRRGIKAVNARCQKTFHKTFAELNAQQQDDILRRLESGELSFDDVPGSLFFTQMLENCKEGYLADPLHGGNQTLASWKMIGFPGARADYPQVMDNPNRPYPLGPVSISGKRSV, from the coding sequence ATGAGCGAACAAGGAAAACAGGGCGTCCCCCCAAGGCGTCGCTTTTTGCAGCAAACTCTCGCCCTTATCCCGCTGGCCGCCGCCGGCAGCAGCGGTCTGGTGTCACTCAACGGCCTGGCGGCATCCGAAAAGTCACAGGGCGTCAGTGCCGATTACGTGCCGACCTTTTTCAACAGTGAAGAGTGGCCGTTTGTGCTGGCCGTCTGCGATCGCCTGATCCCGGCGGATGAGTATGGCCCGGGCGCCGTCAGTGAAGGCGTGCCGGTATTTATCGACCGGCAGATGGAGCTGCCCTACGGATACGGTCATCTGTGGTATATGCACGCCCCCTTCGGCAGTGCACAACCCGAGCTGGGCTATCAGTCAGCGCTGGTACCGCGTGAGACCTGGCGACGGGGCATCAAGGCCGTTAACGCCCGGTGCCAGAAAACGTTCCACAAAACCTTTGCCGAACTCAACGCTCAGCAGCAGGATGACATTTTGCGCCGGCTTGAAAGTGGCGAGCTGAGTTTTGATGACGTGCCGGGCAGCCTGTTCTTCACGCAAATGCTGGAGAACTGCAAGGAGGGCTATCTGGCCGACCCGCTGCACGGCGGCAATCAGACGCTGGCCTCGTGGAAGATGATTGGCTTCCCCGGCGCGCGCGCCGACTACCCGCAGGTGATGGATAACCCGAACCGGCCGTATCCGCTTGGCCCGGTCAGTATTTCAGGGAAGAGGAGCGTGTAG